The Flavobacteriaceae bacterium 3519-10 genome includes a window with the following:
- a CDS encoding Argininosuccinate lyase: MKHNKLWAKDSANQNHLEIIEKFTVGKDKDFDILLAQYDIIGTKAHCTMLTKIGFLTENENIKIQKELDEMYILAKDHLLTINDGVEDIHSHIEFNLTQKLGDAGKKIHTGRSRNDQVLLAIKLYLAAEIKEIAQLSKNLFERLINLAETHKTALMPGYTHFQIGMPSSFGLWFSAFAESLSEDLEVLASALSVVQKNPLGSGAGFGSSFPLDRDFTTKELGLEKMNINSVYAQMTRGKSEKITAMGMSTVAATLSKLAYDICLFSNQNYGFLSFPSGLTTGSSIMPHKKNPDVFELIRAKSARIQSLPNELTLLTNNLPSGYHRDFQLTKEIIFPGIQDLKDCLQIFEFMLNNIQIKEDILKDEKYDYLFSVEKINELVMNGATFREAYREVGNSIEDGSYSYRNDDLKHTHKGSIGDLCLDEISAQFAEVFQKFK; the protein is encoded by the coding sequence CAAAGCACACTGTACGATGCTTACTAAAATCGGATTTTTAACAGAAAACGAAAATATAAAAATCCAGAAAGAACTGGATGAAATGTATATTTTGGCGAAAGATCATCTGCTGACAATTAATGATGGAGTAGAGGATATTCACAGCCATATCGAATTCAATCTTACCCAAAAACTGGGCGATGCCGGAAAGAAAATTCACACAGGAAGATCAAGAAATGATCAGGTTTTGCTCGCGATTAAACTCTATCTGGCCGCGGAAATCAAGGAAATCGCACAGCTTTCAAAAAATTTATTTGAGCGTTTAATTAATCTGGCCGAAACACATAAAACAGCTTTAATGCCGGGTTATACTCATTTTCAGATTGGTATGCCGTCATCATTCGGCTTGTGGTTTAGTGCTTTCGCGGAATCTTTATCTGAAGATTTAGAAGTTTTAGCCTCCGCATTATCGGTTGTTCAGAAAAATCCGTTGGGTTCCGGCGCGGGATTCGGTTCTTCGTTTCCTTTGGACCGGGATTTTACAACGAAAGAACTGGGACTGGAAAAAATGAATATTAATTCCGTTTATGCGCAGATGACGCGCGGAAAATCGGAGAAAATCACGGCAATGGGAATGAGTACGGTGGCGGCCACATTAAGCAAACTCGCGTATGATATCTGCCTGTTCAGCAATCAGAACTACGGTTTCCTGAGTTTTCCGTCCGGACTTACCACTGGAAGCAGCATTATGCCTCACAAAAAAAATCCTGATGTTTTTGAACTGATTCGCGCAAAATCCGCCCGAATTCAGAGTCTTCCGAATGAACTTACACTGCTTACAAACAACCTTCCGTCCGGTTATCACAGAGATTTTCAGCTGACGAAGGAAATAATTTTCCCGGGAATTCAGGATTTAAAAGATTGCCTGCAGATTTTTGAATTTATGCTTAATAATATCCAGATTAAAGAAGATATTTTGAAGGATGAGAAATATGATTATCTTTTCAGCGTCGAAAAAATCAATGAACTGGTAATGAATGGGGCGACTTTCCGGGAAGCTTACCGCGAGGTCGGAAATTCCATTGAAGACGGTTCCTACAGTTACCGGAATGATGATTTAAAGCACACCCACAAAGGAAGTATTGGGGATTTGTGCCTCGATGAGATTTCTGCACAGTTTGCAGAAGTCTTCCAGAAATTTAAATAA
- a CDS encoding AsnC family transcriptional regulator, producing MKALDITDHKILNFLQEDSTVSVKDLAEKIGLSFTATYERIKSLKNNGIIRKNVVLIDPELAGFELMAYCNIVLKEQSHDKLQEFEDKIKAEPQVMEVVSLSGQYDYMIKVVAKNIKDYNSFMTTVIANIPNIGQYHSNIVLSVIKNDTKFTF from the coding sequence ATGAAAGCTTTAGACATTACAGACCATAAAATCCTCAATTTCTTACAGGAAGATTCAACGGTTTCGGTGAAAGACTTGGCGGAAAAAATCGGACTTTCCTTTACTGCCACCTATGAAAGGATAAAATCGCTCAAAAACAACGGCATCATCCGCAAAAATGTCGTGTTGATCGATCCGGAACTCGCCGGATTTGAACTGATGGCGTACTGTAATATCGTGCTGAAAGAGCAGTCGCACGACAAACTTCAGGAGTTTGAAGATAAAATAAAAGCGGAACCGCAGGTGATGGAGGTCGTGAGTCTGTCTGGCCAGTACGATTATATGATCAAGGTCGTCGCTAAAAACATTAAAGATTACAACAGTTTCATGACAACGGTGATTGCCAATATCCCGAATATCGGCCAGTATCACAGCAATATTGTACTTTCGGTGATAAAAAACGACACCAAGTTCACTTTCTAA
- a CDS encoding hydrolase, haloacid dehalogenase-like family protein, producing MKQNAIKNIVFDFGGVIMDWNPRYFFKDYFNDDERMEFFLRNIATDEWNAEQDRGRTTEEGTQLLIKKHPEWKKEIRAYYDNWTVMLKADLPRNVAVLKKLEHSDYELFGLTNWSSETFPYALENYNFFEIFKGKIVVSGDENLIKPDPKIWMVLLERYNLKAEESVFIDDNPKNIEVAQSMRFHTVHIMDDTDLEAELRQLGLEF from the coding sequence ATGAAGCAAAACGCCATAAAAAATATAGTTTTCGATTTCGGCGGTGTGATTATGGACTGGAATCCCCGCTATTTCTTCAAAGATTATTTTAATGACGATGAAAGGATGGAATTTTTCCTCCGGAACATCGCCACCGACGAATGGAATGCAGAGCAGGACCGCGGAAGAACCACCGAAGAAGGCACGCAGCTTTTAATTAAAAAGCATCCTGAGTGGAAAAAAGAAATCCGCGCGTATTATGACAACTGGACGGTGATGCTGAAAGCTGATTTGCCGCGAAACGTGGCCGTCCTGAAAAAGCTGGAACATTCTGATTATGAACTGTTTGGGCTCACAAACTGGTCTTCAGAAACCTTCCCGTATGCGTTGGAAAATTATAATTTCTTTGAGATTTTTAAAGGTAAAATCGTAGTGTCAGGAGATGAAAATCTCATCAAGCCAGATCCTAAGATATGGATGGTTTTACTTGAAAGATATAATTTGAAAGCCGAAGAATCGGTTTTTATTGATGATAATCCGAAGAATATTGAGGTGGCCCAATCGATGCGATTTCACACCGTTCATATCATGGATGACACCGATCTTGAAGCGGAACTCAGGCAGTTGGGACTTGAGTTTTAA
- a CDS encoding Methionine transporter MetT, producing MNRINPQLVAIFPLLIFVCVFLGFGIYYNDFYAMPSPIAAVIGITAAFVLLKGKINQKVDTFLKGCGDGKILTMCIIYLLAGAFATVTAATGSVDSIVNLGLNYISPAYFPVGVFVIASFLSFASGTSVGSIVTLGPIVIALAEKSDSPLGLIGACLLSGAMFGDNLSLISDTTIAATQSLGCQMKDKFRFNSKIALPAALVAIVLLVAIGFNQETSAAVHEFKEFNLVLVLPYVLVVALSLAGLNVFVVLFVGLVFAGLLGFGFGSFDFIGFAKKTYEGFTSMTEIFLLSLLTGGLAALVEKAGGISFLIKNISKVISSKKTALFGIAGLVSVTNLCVANNTISIIISGKVAKEINDKYGLRPQQSASVLDIFSCYIQGLIPYGAQILLLISLSSFKIQYTELIQYAFYLHILLIFTLASIFFGKQNLSVIK from the coding sequence ATGAACAGAATTAATCCACAGCTTGTCGCCATTTTCCCGCTGCTCATCTTCGTATGCGTCTTCCTGGGTTTTGGGATATATTATAACGACTTCTACGCGATGCCCTCACCCATCGCTGCAGTAATCGGCATTACAGCAGCCTTCGTCTTACTCAAAGGAAAAATAAACCAGAAAGTCGATACTTTTCTCAAAGGTTGCGGCGATGGCAAGATCCTCACGATGTGCATCATCTATCTGCTGGCCGGGGCTTTTGCAACGGTTACCGCAGCTACTGGCAGTGTGGATTCGATTGTGAATCTTGGTCTCAACTATATTTCACCGGCCTACTTTCCTGTAGGAGTTTTTGTGATTGCCTCTTTTCTGTCATTTGCTTCCGGAACTTCAGTGGGATCCATTGTCACTTTAGGCCCGATTGTGATTGCACTTGCAGAAAAAAGCGATTCACCATTAGGGCTCATCGGTGCATGCCTGCTTTCGGGCGCAATGTTTGGCGACAATTTATCGCTGATTTCTGACACCACCATTGCCGCTACCCAGAGTCTGGGTTGCCAGATGAAAGATAAATTCAGGTTTAATTCCAAAATAGCTTTGCCCGCAGCATTAGTTGCAATCGTGCTTTTGGTTGCAATAGGTTTCAACCAGGAAACTTCCGCCGCGGTGCATGAGTTTAAAGAATTCAATCTCGTATTGGTGTTGCCCTATGTTCTTGTGGTGGCACTGTCGCTGGCAGGGCTTAATGTTTTCGTCGTGTTATTTGTGGGGCTGGTTTTCGCCGGACTTTTAGGTTTTGGGTTCGGAAGTTTCGATTTTATCGGCTTTGCGAAGAAAACCTACGAAGGCTTTACCAGCATGACCGAAATTTTTCTGCTGTCGCTGCTTACAGGCGGCCTGGCAGCCTTGGTAGAAAAAGCCGGCGGAATTTCTTTCTTAATAAAAAACATCAGCAAAGTCATCAGTTCAAAAAAAACTGCACTGTTTGGAATTGCCGGACTTGTTTCGGTGACCAACCTTTGTGTAGCCAACAATACCATTTCAATAATCATTTCAGGTAAAGTTGCCAAGGAAATAAATGATAAATATGGTTTGAGGCCGCAGCAAAGTGCTTCTGTGCTCGATATTTTCTCGTGTTACATTCAGGGTTTAATCCCGTACGGTGCGCAAATTCTTCTCCTGATCTCACTCAGCAGTTTCAAAATTCAATATACTGAGCTTATTCAATACGCCTTCTATCTTCATATTCTGTTGATATTTACCCTAGCGAGCATATTTTTCGGAAAACAAAACCTCTCAGTGATCAAATAA
- a CDS encoding DNA polymerase III delta subunit: MKELDSILKNIKNKELLPIYFFHGEEPYYIDAAVKSFENDVLDEDEKAFNQTVVYGKDTTFSDVLSLARQFPMMGDRQVIILKEAQEIKIVEKELEALKVYVQNPVPSTLLVIAYKYKKIDARKAFAKTLSKNKMLFLSEKMYDNEVPRWIDQQIRNLGLRTKPNIPALLSEYLGTDLSRISNELRKLKMILNDTDILDEKIIETHIGISKDFNIFELTKALSNRDEAKAMRVAHFLGKSPKQNPFEMMMGSLYSFFSNLIIYHTMAGQNPKAIQDEMRLNYYQAQDMAAASKHYSLKHATRIISILREFDLKRKGLGAVNMNESELMTEMTYKILNVAKFKVQI, translated from the coding sequence ATGAAAGAGTTAGATTCAATCCTCAAAAATATTAAAAATAAGGAGTTGCTTCCTATTTATTTTTTTCATGGTGAGGAACCTTACTACATTGATGCCGCCGTGAAGTCGTTTGAAAACGACGTTCTGGATGAAGATGAAAAAGCCTTTAACCAAACTGTCGTGTACGGCAAGGATACCACTTTCAGCGATGTGCTTTCGCTGGCGCGTCAGTTCCCGATGATGGGTGACCGACAGGTGATTATCCTCAAAGAGGCACAGGAAATTAAAATCGTCGAAAAAGAACTTGAAGCGCTGAAAGTCTATGTACAGAATCCGGTACCGTCCACGTTGCTGGTGATCGCTTACAAATACAAGAAAATTGATGCGCGGAAAGCTTTCGCAAAGACGCTTTCGAAAAACAAAATGCTTTTCCTCAGCGAAAAGATGTATGATAACGAAGTGCCTAGATGGATTGACCAGCAGATCCGAAATTTAGGACTCAGGACAAAACCTAACATACCGGCTTTACTTTCAGAATATCTCGGGACGGATCTTTCAAGAATTTCTAATGAACTGCGAAAGCTTAAAATGATTCTTAACGATACTGATATTCTTGATGAAAAAATCATTGAAACCCATATCGGCATCAGCAAAGACTTTAATATTTTCGAACTTACAAAAGCACTTTCGAACAGGGATGAAGCGAAGGCCATGCGCGTGGCGCACTTTCTTGGCAAAAGCCCCAAGCAGAATCCGTTTGAAATGATGATGGGTTCGCTGTACAGTTTTTTTTCAAATCTTATTATTTATCATACGATGGCGGGGCAGAATCCCAAAGCCATTCAGGATGAGATGCGCCTCAACTATTATCAGGCTCAGGACATGGCTGCAGCCTCGAAGCATTACAGCCTTAAACACGCCACGCGGATTATCTCCATCCTGCGCGAATTCGATTTGAAACGTAAGGGGCTCGGCGCTGTAAACATGAACGAGAGTGAACTCATGACAGAAATGACTTATAAAATCCTGAACGTCGCAAAATTTAAGGTACAGATTTAG